The genomic interval CTGTCTCACCACTTGTCAGTGAGTGCATGCATGATAAATACGCGCTTTGATGCACAGCCACATCAGTCCTTTCGACCATCTcattcatcatcgtcctGTGGGTAATGACCCACTTATTGTCACTGCATAAAAATAAAACATATCCCAACGTACAAATCAATTAAATcagagcaaaaaaaaaactccagGTCCAAACAAAGCTAAGCCAGTAgctaccaaaaaaaaaaaaaaaaaaaaaaaccaatcATAATATCCCACTTTATACCTTACGACCAGAAGAACCCGCTCTCTGTTACCAGCTCCTGCCTGAATcctacttacctaccttgtGTACCTATCAGACCCTTTACTTTGAAGTGGAAGGGGCAGTATTGAATGTCTTTGACGACGAAACTGCCGCCTTCAGCGATCCCaatttggaggtggaggtgctggaggtcTTGGTCTCAGTCTTTGATGCTTGCTTCAGCGGTGTCTTGCCGGTTGTGGCACCGCCGACTGTTTTGGATGGAGAGCCTgaagctgttgctggtggtggccttTGGGCGTTGAGGCTGGAGGGTGGTCTTTCGCCTAGGGGCTGCCTGTGGTTCTTGCTCAACGGGTTGGTGGGTGTGATACCGGAAGGAGTAGTCGGTCTCTGGAGGGGCTTGCCTGGCTGTGCATTCTGCTTGGAAGCGGAGGCAAGGACAGGTCTTAAGGTGGTGGGTGCCGCTGAGGGTCTAGCGGTGGATACAGAAGAGTTGACAGGTCTCTGCCCAGGTGTCTCGGGGCGGGATGACTTGACACCCTGCTTTGCGCCCGCAGTCTTGTTTGAGGCATCGTTCATTCCCTGGACCTGGCTCCAGTCAACATCGCCGAAGTCGTCACTGCCGTAGTCAGAGGAGCCGCCTTTATCGCTGCCTCCTCTTTGCCACCGCTTCCACCGCCGTTATCCTTTGAACCGCTCCCACTCGCACCGCCACCATTACCGCCCCCTGACTTATCCCCcacctcatctcctccacctacACCTTGCACACCCTCAGAATGCGGCTTGATCCAGATGCCACCAGGTGTCACACACACCTTTTGGCAGCAGGGTATCTTGGTGCTCCAAGTATTGCACAACTCCTGAATTCCGAGGGTCTTGTTGGGTCTGTCCCCGTACACAAGCAGTCGGATGAAGCTGTTGTTCTTGCCCGAGAGGAACGTGCCGTCCCCCACGTAGTCGGCGCGCAGTTTGGGGGTCTTCAAGTCCATCTCTAACAGCGCCCAGGCTCCGTCCTTTGCGTCGAGTCGCTGCGGGCCCTTGCCAATAGGAGCACTTCCGTCCTCGGGCTTGGTCTTGAACCTAGAGGCAACACCCCACTAAGTTTGGCAACCTGGTGGCATTAGACTGGTCCATGAGGTAGGGGTGAAGGCCGCCCTTGGGGCGTGTGCCCCTTGGGATTATGCACTGATATATCTCTTGAGCGCAGGGTGATACAAGGTTGCAACTATGAGGGTGTTATTGGCACCTGAATAAGCCTTTTTCCCTGGATAAGCCGAATTGAGCCAATCAAATGCTTCCTTGCCCTCCCTTTTAAGCTCAGCGTTTGTCGGGTCCGCGGGCCCAGTCCATGTTTTGGTTCTATATCATGTGGCGCTGGAAAGGTCTGCGTCAGCGATTTCATATCCTTTGCCCTGTTTTCCCCAGAGCTGCAGCACGGCAGGTCCGGCATTAGtcagaggggggggggatcGCTGTCTTCTCCAAATTTTGGATCAGACGTAGGTatggaagaaaaggaacgGGGTAGTCTCGGCCAGCGAGTTCAAAAACACAAGAAATGAGCGTCTAAAAGGAGAGAGTAGGTAGCGATAGACAATGTTTCGACCAGCGAAACTAGAGAATCAAAAAAACAGGTGGATGTTGCCAAAGAGGAAGGCCTTCACCGTGGTGCTGACCATGGCTTGGGAAGCCAACAGCCAAGTGAAAGTCAAACATGCAGAAACAACACCATATGGTTAGACTTAGACATGATCCAACCAAGGGGCAACCGCTTTGCTTACGGTGTTCGTTTGGTCTGGCCATTCCGCCTGAATATCAGGGTTTGACCCGTTCTAACAAAAGTTCTTCATACAGACTCTCCCTCTCGCCGCTTCCTTAATCTTGCTCCGATTTGCCATCTGCTCCTACGTCTGCCGTGGACCCTGTAGTATCTGCTGTTTCCGCTGtttctgctgctcctgcggcTTTCAAACGGCACGTCCGCCATATGTACGCCACTGCCGACTTCCACGATTCGGTCTACCGCTTCATCGTCTGCCCCTTCTGCTCCGCGTGGAACGGCTTCTCGTTCGAATCGCCTCCCGCCTCGCGGCTGTGCAATCCCGGCCAACCACTCACGGTCGAACCCCCGTAAATGCCGGGGCCAACCGGTGCGTCGGATCCACATGTTGGCGGAAAACCGTGACTGCTCGCCGAtgaccgccgccgccttccggTCGTTCTCCTTCACGGTCTCAGCCAACGCTTTGAAATGGTTTAACACTTAGTCTGCCAGGTCCAGCTAGTTCTCGTCTGCACTAGCTTAGACAGTTGATGTTGATACTTGCGTTTATAATTATTGATacattaatatatatattaatatacCTTAATCTAATCATCTTGTATATTTTAATCTTTTTTGTTAAATTTACGGTTAATGATTATTACTTAACGTTATATATCTACCCTTATTAAGTTATAAAATAACTTTATTAAGCTAAACTTCtgtttttttataaaaagtttAATCATTAAAAAAAACTtcatatatataataaaactttgtcacggttctggaagacagtggggccacgaaggaccaatcaagactggaccgcgccgtcgagcggggctcacggtccagaagggcaacggaccaataagatggggaccggggaccgcggtggggctcacggtccacggtccggcatcggccaatcaggagcggaccgaggaccgtctgtaagtcaacggtccacggtccacgggtctatatatacggaggaactggccggcgtagatagacagttctgtagtatgcaatacaagtcacaatcgttggtattcagactattgtgatagagacaagccgttgttgtacactatttagctgtaccggaccaggattgttcagaagtgccttcaaccagtgtccctttcagaggttctggataggggttcgtcacaaacTTAGATTTAAAagtaaataatattatttatagttTAAAGTTATATCTTTAACATTATTTCGGGGTTTAATTATGTAGTACTATATAAATTTAAAAGAGTAaagtttttatttatattaaaattagAAAGTATTTATTACTTTAATAAAAGTGGCGGTTTTTTATATTATCTATATTAACACGAAAAGatttatttaatttaaacTAACCTAAAACTTAAGTTgaataaaaatattaattcCGTATTTTAACTTATTATGCTTAATGTTACTTTAAATAcaatatttaataatataacCAATATTATATTTTAGTAACTTTATTAAAATTCCTTTATAgtataaataatatttattataagAAATATACATTTTAAAAGTAACTTTACTATAATTTACCTTTAGACTAGTTTTAAATGGATTTAATCATTACTTACCGTACTCAGGACCTTGCTCATTATACTTGGGGCCTTGCTCACCATGCTCAGGGCCTACTCAGGCTCTTGTTCCCCCTGCTCAGGAGATCTCCACTTCTGCTCAGGTTAAAGTGGCGACTGTTCAGGTCCCAAAACGGAGATGGAAATCGCCCATGTCCAGATTCCGATATTGTTCTGGCTGTGGCAGTATCATCGAACCGCTTTCCTTCCTCGGTCAGCGTAACAATGGTGACAATTCCCGCGCCCTCCACCGGTTCTACGTTCACCTGGCATACAACCATTGGAACGATCTCGTGGAGTTGAGTTACAATGACGAGGAGAGCACGGAGCGGTGGCGCACGTTCAAGGGGCAACAACAGCGCGCAAAGGAAATATACGAGCGTGCGGTGCCGGGGCATAAGGGGTATGAAAGGCAGCAGAGATGTGGTCGTTCTGAAGAGCCCGGTGTAGTATCGACCGACCGGGACGGTGAcggagatgatggcgaggaagatgacgaggattCTGGTGGCTTCGGCTTCACCCCCGAGATATCAGAGGAGGTGTTTGAAAAGTCGTTGGAGGATTGGGAtagggagttgagggaggggaaggagccTCTTATCAGCAATTGGCTGGTGCAGGAAATGATCAACGCGACTGAGGGGTGATTTTTTTAAGCAGTGAGGACCATGCAGTATTCTTAAGCACGATAGACGCCAGTTTGAGCTTTCTAGCTTATACAGGAACGGCCTAGGTCCATTTTGGAAAAAAACATTGTAATATAAGCTTACTAAGGACtgatgaagagaaaagaacaaaacaCGTTGATTGGGCACGCGTGAGAAAGCCAACACCTCATATATGCCATTGGATCATTGCGCCCATCACGGCTGGTCATGAAGGGACTTTAAAGTCCTGAAAGGATGATGGCAACCCTGACGAGGTGCAGAAGTTCCTTCCTCCAGACGTCATCGAACTCCTCTTGCTTCTTAGCAACCGCCTTTTCGATTTCAATGAAGAACCTGTTCATGTAGAACTGGATTGAGTCCAGATACTCGAGCAAGCACATCCGCGCACACCTTAAAGTCGGCAGCTGCGCGTCCAATTAGTCACGTCAGAGCTGTACTGCGATATGTGAAGGGCTATTCTTACCGTGGTTTAAACAGAAAGGTATGTCACCAAACTGACAGTAGCTCGTGTACAATATCTCAGCATCATACCACTCTGCGCATGCAACCGTTTGGGCCAGTGCTTGCTGGTAACTCAGGACCTCGCTTTTCGCATCCGCGTAATGTCGGACTAGCATcccatcttttctcttctcgaGTCGCCACCACGGAACGATGAGTGTAGATGCGCCATTTGAATGGCGCAGGAGGACCTTTGAGAGGATGTCTTCCTCTGGTATGAGAGGCGTCGCCCTGGGAGACGAAGTGGGAGTCATTGTGTGTGGTGGGACGGGGAGAGCAAAACCCACCCGACCGATTGCGTTATTGGTTGTTCTGGGAAGAATTTTCAAAGCGGGAGAATTTATCGCAGCTGAGTTTACTCTGAAGGCGGTTGTCTTATTTGGTGCCTCAGTAGGTCGTGTCTTCCTCAAAAGGAGCAGAGTACGTTAGATGCAGGGTAGCCTGGTAGCTTTCTTCCAGGACTGTTGGCCGCTACAAGGCAGCCTTCTGCCAGGCACGTTAGCAATTTCCTACCATCACCATTAACATGAGTTTTAACTGAGAAGAGATTAGCAGCACATCAATTACTTATGAAGCGTCTGCCAGGGCTGATCCCTAGAGCCTGGAAGCTGAGGCTTCAAGCCAGGTAATTACCTAGTTCATAGTTTACTTCGAGGAGTGATACATGGCAAAAGCCGTCGTCAACACAATGTATCTCATGTCAGGCTAGTCTAGGGAAGGGTTTAATCACTTGACAGGCAACTCGAGCGTGCGATGAAGTCTTATGGTACTCTCCACAAAGTCCGACTCATTTTgaccatcaagaagcccatGCTGGATGATAAAGTTTAGAGCAACCATAGCGTAGCCCGGTATGACGTGACCTGGATGTCCAGATGATTAACATATGATCTGAACTTCGAGAGCAACGTATGATTGCCTTGTAATATGCTCTCTATGAGTTCTTCCGCATCAAAAAGCTTGAACCACTCCACCTTGTGATCGCATGGCTTAGGTTCAGCCCCACCCGGCAGTTCGAGCTCAAACAAGTACTCAACCTGTGGCTGAACAAGACCAACCTCGCCGATAGCAAGGGCATTGTGCAGATGCATATACGTCACAGTTCCGCATGACTTGGTTCTGGAGCGCACAAGATCTTCAGGAAGGGTCGCTTCCTCTCCCGCTTCAAGGATCGCCACTTCTAGAGGCAGTTGGCCATCGGGTAAAGTCGAGCTAGCTACAGTATTGTCGAGGTGGCCGGGATAGAATGCAGTGGACTGTGAGCGTTTCTGCACCCACAGCTTGATATGACCGTCGTCACTGCGAGTGAAGGCTGTCCGGTGAATCCCATACGAGACGAGACCGAGAAGGGGTGCGGCAGCACGATCGACCTTGAAGGGAAGCTCGCCACTGGATCCATAGATGTGCTTCAACTCGTTGCGCCAGCGTGACAGAATGGCAAGTATCTTCTCGTCGCAGAATTTGTGCAGAGTCTTCTCGACAATGGCTGCCCTCGATGCGGCGTCGGTGCCATCGACAAGCGCTAAGGTCCTTGGTCTGCTGGGCTCGTCGAGCTTCCGACGTTGGAGACCACGAAAGGCATGAGACAACCGAGGGGATGACAAGCCTAACAGTTTGATCAGCCGGCGGAATGACAAGATGGTAAAACCTATCGATGGAATCGATATACACCTGGAGACCCCACTGCAGAATGGGGAAACTGGCAACCGATTAAGATGTTAGCTAGGTCCATATTTCTCGGAAGCAAACACGCACTTGTCACGGGCATTGACAACGTCCAAAGATGTTTTGTACTCTTTCGAAGTGGGAGCGGTTGGCATGATTGCTCTTGTTACTAAAGAGTATGAGCGAGATAAGAAACGATGGGAGCCAGTGGCAAGACAGGCAGGTTGAACTTTGAGCAATCCGAGATAGCACCTTGACATTTGGAGAGAGCGACAGCACGGGAAGATCTACAGGAGAAGGTGCAGAACCAAAAACGGAGCAAGGAGACCCGACAGTCTGCTGGCGAAGGGAACCAACCACCTGTCTCGTAACCACCTGTCACCTAACCACCTGTCACCTAACCACCTGTCACCTAACCACCTGGCACCTGCCcgtcaacacccacccctcgTCACTGCTGTTTGCTTCTCGCCTACCAAACATGTGACGGGAAATGGTTGATTCAGATTTCAATGTACCTGCTCAAACGTTTGGGTGGTAGGTGCCTGCCTAGATACTCAACATGTGACGAAAATCTTGGTGGGAACTATGCGGTCTGTCAAGTGCGGTTATGCACATGGCGGAGAACAAAGGTGAATATGGGAGATATTTAGGTAGATAGAGAGGCCATGTCTGCCTTAAAAATCCTAGCCGCCCAATTCCACCTCAACTCAGGCGCCGAGATCCACGCGCCAATATCCATGGGATAAATTGCCCATGTTAGGAGGACTCAGCCTCTATATGCATTGATCTACGTAATCATGCCTGAATCATGGCTCGTTTGACACGTATGTCAGAAGTCATGTTTAAACTCCAACTCTATAACCAAATGCAAACGCCCTTTCAATAAACCTTCCCAGCAtcacccttccccttccccatcaccaaccccttaccctcccctccctgtCCCAAAGCCTCAACCACattccccaaccaccaagcaTGCACCCTCACATCCCCCGTCAACTCGGGGTGAAAACTCGTCCCAAAAACATTCCCCTGCCTCACAGCAAcaatatcctcctcctccccaggctTCTTCACCGTCCCCAAAACCTTgactttcccatccccatcaatcacctcctccaccaccggcgcccTGATAAAAACCCCCCTAAAcggccctcccccctcccccaagaaaTCCAAGTTCAAATCCGCCACAAACGACTGCACCTGCGTCCCGAATTTGTTCCTCAGCACTCTCACGCCCAACCCACCAATGAGTTCCTGCCCGCCTTGCTTCGTGGCGGAGGCCTCCTCCGCTAGCATTACAAGTCCGGCGCAAGTCCCCCAGAcgggcttgttgttgatttTGACAAACTCCCTTAGTGGCTCCaagaggccgaggcggcgggcGACGATGGCCATGGTTGTGGATTCGCCTCccgggatgatgagggcgtcGCAGAGGGAGAGTTGCTCGGGTGTGCGGACTTCGAGGAAGTGGAAGGTTACGGATGGGTAGCTTGCCGAGGCgcggttgaggagggcaaTGTGCTCTACTACGCCGCCTTGGAGGGCTAGGACGCCGACGGTGATGGTTAATGGTGGCATTGTGGCTGTAGGTGTGTATAGGGgtagggttggtgg from Podospora pseudoanserina strain CBS 124.78 chromosome 6, whole genome shotgun sequence carries:
- the SNO1 gene encoding Senecionine N-oxygenase (COG:H; EggNog:ENOG503NZ52; MEROPS:MER0066916), which translates into the protein MPPLTITVGVLALQGGVVEHIALLNRASASYPSVTFHFLEVRTPEQLSLCDALIIPGGESTTMAIVARRLGLLEPLREFVKINNKPVWGTCAGLVMLAEEASATKQGGQELIGGLGVRVLRNKFGTQVQSFVADLNLDFLGEGGGPFRGVFIRAPVVEEVIDGDGKVKVLGTVKKPGEEEDIVAVRQGNVFGTSFHPELTGDVRVHAWWLGNVVEALGQGGEGKGLVMGKGKGDAGKVY
- a CDS encoding hypothetical protein (COG:F; EggNog:ENOG503NWEC), which produces MPTAPTSKEYKTSLDVVNARDNGVSRCLSSPRLSHAFRGLQRRKLDEPSRPRTLALVDGTDAASRAAIVEKTLHKFCDEKILAILSRWRNELKHIYGSSGELPFKVDRAAAPLLGLVSYGIHRTAFTRSDDGHIKLWVQKRSQSTAFYPGHLDNTVASSTLPDGQLPLEVAILEAGEEATLPEDLVRSRTKSCGTVTYMHLHNALAIGEVGLVQPQVEYLFELELPGGAEPKPCDHKVEWFKLFDAEELIESILQGNHTLLSKFRSYVNHLDIQVTSYRATLWLL
- a CDS encoding hypothetical protein (EggNog:ENOG503PG2G), with translation MSRFRYCSGCGSIIEPLSFLGQRNNGDNSRALHRFYVHLAYNHWNDLVELSYNDEESTERWRTFKGQQQRAKEIYERAVPGHKGYERQQRCGRSEEPGVVSTDRDGDGDDGEEDDEDSGGFGFTPEISEEVFEKSLEDWDRELREGKEPLISNWLVQEMINATEG